GAGTCAATGTATAGGAACCCAAAAGAAATTAAAACAGAAGTCAAAATGTTCTTTTTCTATGTCATGGATGGTGTCATTTTCTTCGTTACTTTAGCTTTGGGAGTTGCTCTTTTAAATCGTTTTAATGTGAACTCAGTATTGAGTATTATCGGATATATTTTCTTTGGCATTCTTGGTATCTTCCTAGCTTTAAGGACACCAAGACACCCTGTAGAAAGAAATCTTAGTCTGATTATACATATGTTTAAAAGGGATAACAATCAATATTATGATTTTCAATTGGATTATTCCCCAAGTATCACAGCAACTC
This genomic stretch from Aerococcus mictus harbors:
- a CDS encoding DUF5592 family protein, which codes for MYRNPKEIKTEVKMFFFYVMDGVIFFVTLALGVALLNRFNVNSVLSIIGYIFFGILGIFLALRTPRHPVERNLSLIIHMFKRDNNQYYDFQLDYSPSITATQLKEENDG